Proteins from one Cicer arietinum cultivar CDC Frontier isolate Library 1 chromosome 3, Cicar.CDCFrontier_v2.0, whole genome shotgun sequence genomic window:
- the LOC101505649 gene encoding ARM REPEAT PROTEIN INTERACTING WITH ABF2-like: MAGEEIHFPLYQHETSFHSNNPKTKKKLRALLSFHHCSCPLIMDQRLKRTLKRKLDLDENEGTAKIRHLDLPADISQKINLLNSAFSPSDSDRSSAKRALFALSEFAKDDEIVDILVDCGAVPVLTKVLQTAGTVTGDSDCDAFTYQYDVEKESAFVLGLLSVKPEYQQLIVDAGALTCLVDLLKRHKAPIISQALFSGLLRRVADAITNLAHENTNIKTLVRLEGGIPPLVELLEFNDTKVQRAAAGALRTLAFQNADNKIQIVGCNALPSLVLMLGSEDPTIHYEAVGVIGNLVHSSPDIKREVLQAGALQPVICLLSSCCLESQREAALLIGQFATTDSDCKIHIAQRGAIQPLIDMLKSPDLQIREMSTFALGRLAQDSHNQAGIAYNGGIEPLLNLLGSKNGSVQHNAAFALYGLADNEDNVAVIIKVGGFQQLQYGHFNAQPTQECVTKTLKRLEEKMQGRVLKHMLYLMRFAEKGVQRCVALALAHLCSPNDRKTIFIENNGLESLVDLLESTDLKQKGEASAALYKLATKDICSLVDPAPPSPTPQVYLGEQYVNNPKLSDVTFIVEGKSFYAHKVCLVSSDIFRAMFDGGYREKEAKDIEIPNIKWDVFELMMRFIYTGTVDVDLNVAVDLLKAADQYLLDGLKRICEYVISEDISVENVSLMYGMSVTFNATSLRYACILFVLQEFDKLSSKPWYCRFVRCILSDIRKFFSTFLTKPDSLDF, from the exons ATGGCGGGAGAGGAAATACATTTTCCACTATATCAACATGAAACCAGCTTCCATTCCAATAACCCTAAAACGAAGAAGAAGCTTAGAGCTTTATTATCCTTTCACCACTGCAGCTGTCCTCTCATCATGGATCAACGCCTCAAACGAACTTTGAAGAGAAAACTTGACTTGGATGAAAATGAAGGAACCGCCAAAATTCGTCATCTAGATCTTCCCGCCGATATTTCTCAAAAGATCAATCTCCTCAACTCCGCTTTTTCACCCTCTGATTCAGATCGTTCCTCCGCGAAGAGAGCCCTATTTGCACTTTCTGAATTCGCCAAAGACG ATGAAATTGTGGATATTTTAGTTGATTGCGGTGCTGTTCCTGTTCTGACGAAGGTTCTGCAGACGGCAGGGACGGTGACTGGTGACTCTGATTGTGATGCCTTTACTTATCAATATGATGTGGAGAAAGAGTCTGCGTTCGTCCTTGGTCTCCTCTCTGTCAAA CCAGAGTATCAACAACTCATTGTTGATGCTGGAGCCTTGACTTGTCTTGTAGATTTGTTAAAGAGACACAAAGCTCCTATAATTTCTCAAGCACTTTTTTCTGGTCTTCTTAGGAGAGTAGCTGATGCAATAACCAACCTTGCCCATGAAAATACAAACATCAAGACCCTTGTCAG GCTGGAAGGTGGCATCCCCCCTCTAGTTGAATTGCTCGAATTCAATGATACAAAGGTACAAAGAGCAGCTGCAGGTGCCTTGCGAACTCTTGCATTTCAAAATGCTGACAATAAAATTCAG ATTGTTGGATGCAATGCGTTGCCTTCTCTTGTACTAATGCTTGGATCAGAGGATCCTACTATACATTATGAAGCG GTTGGTGTGATTGGAAATCTGGTCCACTCTTCACCAGATATTAAGAGAGAGGTTCTTCAAGCTGGGGCTTTACAACCTGTTATTTGCTTACTAAG TTCCTGCTGTTTGGAAAGCCAAAGAGAAGCAGCACTTTTAATTGGTCAATTTGCTACAACAGATTCAGATTGCAAG ATTCACATTGCCCAAAGAGGGGCTATACAACCCTTAATTGACATGCTTAAGTCACCAGATTTACAGATCAGGGAAATGTCTACTTTTGCACTTGGGAGGTTGGCGCAG GACTCACACAATCAAGCTGGTATTGCTTATAACGGAGGTATAGAGCCTCTGCTCAATCTTCTTGGATCAAAGAATGGCTCTGTTCAACACAATGCAGCTTTTGCTCTCTACGGTCTTGCTGATAATGAG GACAATGTTGCCGTTATTATTAAGGTTGGTGGTTTTCAACAACTGCAGTATGGACATTTCAATGCTCAA CCCACTCAAGAGTGTGTAACAAAGACGTTAAAACGATTGGAAGAGAAGATGCAAGGGAGA GTACTGAAACACATGCTATATCTTATGCGCTTTGCAGAAAAGGGTGTTCAAAGATGTGTCGCTCTTGCTCTTGCGCATTTATGTTCCCCTAATGATCGTAAAACtattttcattgaaaataaTG GATTAGAATCTCTGGTGGATCTTCTTGAATCTACAGACCTAAAGCAGAAGGGTGAAGCTTCAGCAGCGCTGTACAAATTGGCAACCAAGGACATATGTTCTCTTGTTGATCCTGCTCCTCCATCACCAACTCCCCag GTATACTTGGGTGAGCAATACGTAAACAATCCTAAACTCTCTGATGTCACATTCATAGTTGAAG GCAAAAGCTTTTATGCTCATAAAGTTTGTTTAGTTTCTTCTGATATATTTCGTGCAATGTTTGACGGGGGTTATAGG GAAAAGGAAGCCAAAGATATAGAGATTCCAAATATTAAATGGGACGTCTTTGAGTTAATGATGAG atttatataCACTGGAACAGTAGATGTAGATTTGAATGTTGCTGTGGACCTCCTTAAAGCTGCAGATCAATATCTTTTGGATGGTCTTAAGCGTATTTGTGAATATGTTATTTCTGAG gATATTTCTGTGGAAAATGTCTCCTTGATGTACGGGATGTCAGTCACTTTCAATGCTACATCGTTACGATATGCGTGCATACTCTTTGTCCTGCAAGAATTTGATAAATTGAGTTCCAAACCATG GTATTGCCGCTTTGTTCGTTGCATATTATCAGACATTCGCAAATTCTTCTCAACTTTTCTTACCAAGCCTGATTCCTTAGACTTTTAA
- the LOC101505096 gene encoding cyclin-P3-1 isoform X1: protein MFMIFHCLDMGTSALETDDVSSSDIYLSLGLKGLDKGVGVPRVLSLLSSFLDRSVQKNEMLLDDKHIEDVVTVFHGLSAPALSVRKYIDRIFKYSGCSPSCFVVAHIYVDRFLQNTDIKLTSLNVHRLLITSIMLAAKFMDDAFFNNAYYAKVGGVSTAELNRLEMSFLFGIDFRLQVSVDTFGRYCWDLEKEASETLQIERPMKACRIKESWSNKDDPSCASTIAR from the exons ATGTTTATGATTTTTCATTG CTTGGATATGGGGACTTCAGCACTTGAAACTGATGATGTAAGCTCTTCAGATATATATCTTTCATTGGGGCTTAAAGGATTGGATAAAGGTGTTGGAGTTCCACGGGTTTTGTCACTTCTCTCATCATTTCTCGATAGGTCAGTTCAAAAGAATGAAATGCTATTAGATGATAAACATATAGAAGACGTTGTTACAGTATTTCATGGTTTAAGCGCACCTGCTCTGAGTGTTCGTAAGTACATTGATCGAATCTTTAAGTACTCGGGTTGCAGCCCGTCCTGTTTTGTTGTTGCACACATATATGTGGATAGATTTCTTCAAAACACGGATATCAAATTGACCTCGCTTAATGTGCACCGGCTTCTGATAACCAGCATTATGCTAGCAGCAAAGTTTATGGATGATGC attcttcaaCAATGCTTACTATGCTAAAGTTGGAGGAGTAAGCACGGCTGAATTAAACAGGTTGGAAATGAGCTTTCTATTTGGTATAGATTTTAGACTTCAGGTTAGTGTAGACACATTTGGAAGATATTGTTGGGATTTGGAGAAAGAAGCTTCAGAAACTCTTCAAATTGAAAGGCCAATGAAGGCTTGCAGAATTAAAGAAAGTTGGTCAAACAAAGATGACCCTTCATGTGCTTCCACAATTGCAAGATGA
- the LOC101505096 gene encoding cyclin-P3-1 isoform X2, with product MGTSALETDDVSSSDIYLSLGLKGLDKGVGVPRVLSLLSSFLDRSVQKNEMLLDDKHIEDVVTVFHGLSAPALSVRKYIDRIFKYSGCSPSCFVVAHIYVDRFLQNTDIKLTSLNVHRLLITSIMLAAKFMDDAFFNNAYYAKVGGVSTAELNRLEMSFLFGIDFRLQVSVDTFGRYCWDLEKEASETLQIERPMKACRIKESWSNKDDPSCASTIAR from the exons ATGGGGACTTCAGCACTTGAAACTGATGATGTAAGCTCTTCAGATATATATCTTTCATTGGGGCTTAAAGGATTGGATAAAGGTGTTGGAGTTCCACGGGTTTTGTCACTTCTCTCATCATTTCTCGATAGGTCAGTTCAAAAGAATGAAATGCTATTAGATGATAAACATATAGAAGACGTTGTTACAGTATTTCATGGTTTAAGCGCACCTGCTCTGAGTGTTCGTAAGTACATTGATCGAATCTTTAAGTACTCGGGTTGCAGCCCGTCCTGTTTTGTTGTTGCACACATATATGTGGATAGATTTCTTCAAAACACGGATATCAAATTGACCTCGCTTAATGTGCACCGGCTTCTGATAACCAGCATTATGCTAGCAGCAAAGTTTATGGATGATGC attcttcaaCAATGCTTACTATGCTAAAGTTGGAGGAGTAAGCACGGCTGAATTAAACAGGTTGGAAATGAGCTTTCTATTTGGTATAGATTTTAGACTTCAGGTTAGTGTAGACACATTTGGAAGATATTGTTGGGATTTGGAGAAAGAAGCTTCAGAAACTCTTCAAATTGAAAGGCCAATGAAGGCTTGCAGAATTAAAGAAAGTTGGTCAAACAAAGATGACCCTTCATGTGCTTCCACAATTGCAAGATGA